A single genomic interval of Desulfovibrio sp. harbors:
- the tmk gene encoding dTMP kinase, with product MFITFEGIEGAGKSTAIEFLVEYLQGHGYDPVTTREPGGSALGRRLRSLLLDVRTTGLCSRAELFLFLADRAQHVAEVISPALEAGQVVLCDRFTDSTLAYQGYGRGLDIEYLRGLNQAATGGLQPELTLLLDLPVRCGLERAGERNRATGIVIAEGRFDSESLDFHERVRRGYRALAEEEPERFAIIDASQPPEDVVLQCRSAIEAHLRRRGRGLD from the coding sequence ATGTTTATCACTTTTGAAGGTATAGAGGGCGCGGGCAAATCCACAGCCATCGAGTTTCTTGTGGAGTACCTGCAGGGCCACGGATACGACCCCGTCACCACCAGAGAACCGGGCGGCAGCGCCCTTGGCCGACGCCTGCGCTCACTGCTGCTGGACGTGCGCACCACAGGGCTTTGCAGCCGGGCCGAGCTGTTTCTTTTTCTGGCTGACCGCGCCCAGCATGTGGCCGAGGTCATCAGCCCCGCCCTTGAGGCCGGGCAGGTGGTGCTCTGCGATCGCTTCACGGATTCCACGCTGGCCTATCAGGGCTATGGGCGCGGGCTGGATATCGAATATCTGCGCGGTCTCAACCAGGCTGCCACCGGCGGGCTTCAGCCGGAACTGACCCTGCTGCTGGACCTGCCCGTGCGTTGCGGGCTGGAGCGCGCTGGCGAACGCAACCGCGCCACCGGCATAGTCATTGCCGAAGGCCGCTTTGACAGTGAAAGCCTGGACTTTCACGAGCGCGTGCGCCGGGGCTACCGCGCCCTGGCGGAAGAAGAGCCCGAACGCTTTGCCATCATTGACGCCTCGCAGCCGCCCGAAGACGTGGTGCTTCAGTGCCGTTCGGCCATTGAGGCGCATCTGCGCCGCCGTGGCAGGGGGCTCGACTAG
- a CDS encoding 3'-5' exoribonuclease YhaM family protein, giving the protein MEKGCYVKDISATSEARGLFAVSQAAQGQSRNGPYWRLTLTDASGSLEAKIWSPLSADFSEIPSGSLVWVEGRAGLYRDQVQLTVEHMRLLDEAESATVDHTALMPASPYPLDDMLQELDGLIKTEFTHTPWRKLVQGFFNNEELRAAFRICPAAKGVHHAYVGGLLEHTLSVFTLCRRIADQYPELDRQTLLAGALFHDIGKIREFSGGLANDYTDEGRLLGHLMLGVEMLAPFMTKSGLEEPLQQHLKHLILSHHGELQFGAVRPPHTPEAMALHYADNLDAKMAQCRGLFAQLDDEGQDWTPWQATLGRPVYRAARTPEKAAPATRKKAVKEECLSLLKV; this is encoded by the coding sequence ATGGAAAAAGGTTGTTACGTCAAAGACATTAGCGCCACGTCAGAAGCGCGCGGCCTGTTCGCCGTAAGCCAGGCGGCGCAGGGGCAGTCCCGCAACGGGCCGTACTGGCGGCTTACCCTGACGGACGCCAGCGGCAGTCTGGAAGCCAAGATATGGAGCCCCCTCAGCGCTGATTTCAGCGAGATTCCCTCCGGCTCCCTTGTCTGGGTTGAAGGCCGCGCCGGGCTTTACCGCGATCAGGTACAGCTTACGGTGGAGCACATGCGCCTGCTCGACGAGGCCGAAAGCGCCACCGTGGATCACACGGCCCTTATGCCCGCCAGTCCCTATCCGCTGGACGACATGCTTCAGGAGCTGGACGGGCTCATCAAGACCGAGTTTACCCACACGCCCTGGCGCAAGCTGGTACAGGGCTTTTTCAACAATGAAGAGCTGCGGGCCGCTTTTCGCATATGCCCGGCCGCCAAGGGCGTACACCATGCCTATGTGGGCGGTCTGCTGGAGCATACCCTGAGCGTCTTCACCCTTTGCCGCCGCATTGCCGACCAGTACCCGGAACTGGACCGTCAGACCCTGCTGGCCGGGGCGCTCTTTCACGATATCGGCAAGATACGCGAATTTTCCGGCGGCCTTGCCAACGATTATACCGACGAGGGCCGCCTGCTCGGGCACCTCATGCTTGGCGTAGAAATGCTGGCTCCCTTCATGACCAAATCCGGCCTTGAAGAGCCTTTGCAGCAGCACCTCAAGCACCTTATCCTGAGCCACCACGGCGAACTCCAGTTCGGCGCGGTGCGCCCGCCCCACACGCCCGAGGCCATGGCCCTGCACTATGCCGACAATCTGGACGCCAAGATGGCCCAGTGCCGTGGCCTTTTCGCCCAACTGGACGACGAGGGGCAGGACTGGACCCCCTGGCAGGCCACCCTGGGACGCCCCGTTTACCGGGCAGCGCGAACACCGGAAAAAGCCGCCCCCGCAACCCGCAAAAAGGCGGTCAAAGAAGAATGTTTATCACTTTTGAAGGTATAG
- the surE gene encoding 5'/3'-nucleotidase SurE: MNVLLTNDDGIRARGLRALYAALMEAGHTVFVVAPMRQQSGVGHSLTVFEPVRATVIEEPGFTGTGVFGTPTDCVKLALGRLLPQRPDLVMSGINAGANVGPDILYSGTVGAATEAAHEELPSMAVSHDSFSHNTGPDVDLMPQARHAVALASRINWAEVGRRRVINVNYPACPLEEARELRICPQTSAVWKNVYLEREDPRGVPYWWLEGEIPMESIEPDSDKDLLNRGHITMTPLNFEFTDHRGMRALTKMGL, encoded by the coding sequence ATGAACGTTCTCCTGACCAATGACGACGGCATCCGGGCCAGGGGCCTGCGTGCCCTGTACGCGGCTTTGATGGAAGCTGGGCACACGGTTTTCGTAGTGGCCCCCATGCGCCAGCAGTCCGGGGTGGGGCACTCGCTCACGGTTTTTGAGCCTGTGCGGGCCACGGTGATTGAAGAACCCGGCTTCACGGGCACAGGCGTTTTTGGCACGCCCACAGACTGCGTAAAGCTGGCCCTGGGGCGTCTGCTGCCCCAAAGGCCCGACCTTGTCATGTCCGGCATCAACGCCGGGGCCAACGTGGGGCCGGACATCCTGTACTCCGGCACCGTGGGGGCCGCCACCGAGGCCGCTCACGAGGAACTGCCCAGCATGGCCGTGTCGCACGACAGTTTCAGCCACAACACCGGCCCGGACGTGGACCTCATGCCCCAGGCCCGGCACGCGGTGGCTCTGGCCAGCCGCATCAACTGGGCTGAAGTGGGCCGCCGCCGGGTCATCAATGTGAACTATCCGGCCTGCCCGCTGGAGGAGGCGCGCGAACTGCGCATCTGCCCCCAGACCAGCGCCGTGTGGAAAAACGTCTATCTTGAGCGTGAAGACCCGAGGGGCGTGCCCTACTGGTGGCTTGAGGGCGAAATCCCCATGGAGAGCATCGAGCCCGATTCGGACAAGGATCTGCTCAACCGGGGGCACATCACCATGACGCCCCTGAATTTCGAGTTTACGGATCACAGGGGCATGCGCGCCCTGACAAAGATGGGGCTTTAA
- the fba gene encoding class II fructose-1,6-bisphosphate aldolase has product MPLTNPKEMFAAAYAGGYAIGAFNVNNMEIIQGIMNAASEEKSPVILQVSSGARKYAGQAYIMKLVEAALDVDASVPVAVHLDHGPSFEMCRDCIDGGFTSVMIDGSHLPFEENIALTKQVVEYAHPRGVWVEAELGKLAGIEEHVQSDEHVYTDPDEAVEFVERTGCDSLAIAIGTSHGAYKFKGEARLDFDRLETISKKLPDYPLVLHGASSVPQEFVALCNQYGGKVGGAKGVPEDMLRKAAGMGVCKINVDTDIRLAVTACIRQYLAEHPEEFDPRSYLKPAREAVKKMVAHKIHNVMGSSGKA; this is encoded by the coding sequence ATGCCTCTTACCAATCCCAAAGAAATGTTTGCCGCCGCCTATGCGGGGGGCTATGCCATTGGCGCGTTCAACGTCAATAACATGGAAATAATCCAGGGCATTATGAACGCGGCCTCCGAAGAAAAGTCGCCTGTCATTCTTCAGGTTTCTTCCGGCGCGCGCAAATACGCGGGGCAGGCGTACATCATGAAGCTGGTGGAGGCCGCTCTGGACGTTGACGCCAGCGTGCCCGTGGCCGTGCACCTTGACCACGGCCCAAGCTTTGAGATGTGCCGCGACTGCATTGACGGCGGTTTTACCTCGGTCATGATCGACGGTTCGCACCTGCCCTTTGAAGAAAACATCGCCCTGACCAAACAGGTGGTGGAATACGCCCATCCCCGTGGCGTGTGGGTTGAGGCGGAGCTGGGCAAGCTGGCAGGCATTGAGGAGCATGTGCAGTCTGACGAGCACGTGTATACCGATCCCGACGAAGCTGTGGAATTTGTGGAGCGCACGGGCTGCGACTCCCTGGCCATTGCCATCGGCACAAGCCACGGCGCGTACAAGTTCAAGGGTGAGGCCAGGCTGGATTTCGACCGGCTTGAAACCATCAGCAAAAAACTGCCCGACTATCCCCTTGTGCTGCACGGCGCGTCCAGCGTGCCGCAGGAATTTGTCGCCCTGTGCAACCAGTACGGCGGCAAGGTGGGCGGAGCCAAGGGCGTGCCCGAAGACATGCTGCGCAAGGCTGCGGGCATGGGGGTGTGCAAGATCAACGTGGATACGGACATCCGTCTGGCTGTCACGGCCTGCATCCGCCAGTACCTTGCCGAGCACCCCGAAGAGTTCGACCCCCGGTCCTATCTCAAGCCAGCCCGGGAAGCTGTCAAGAAGATGGTGGCGCACAAGATCCATAATGTGATGGGATCTTCAGGCAAAGCCTAA
- the gap gene encoding type I glyceraldehyde-3-phosphate dehydrogenase produces the protein MPVKLGMNGFGRIGRYLLRLLADDQDLQIAAINARADNAALAYLFKYDSTYGTFAGSVDHDENGIIVNGRHIAVTRCKPGEWEWKRLGVNIAVETTGTIKDAEGLAKHLACGAEKVVISAPAKDVDAMVVMGVNDHVYDCVKHKIISAASCTTNCLAPVAKVLHEKFGIRHGLMTTIHSYTMSQRILDGTHKDWRRGRAAAVSMVPSSTGAAKAVGIVMPELEGKLNGMSVRVPTFDCSLVDLTCEVERHCDAAAVNEALKAASEGSLGAHMGFTEEPLVSIDFRGSTHGGVVDALSTQVLDGTMVKVLIWYDNEAGFTNQLLRLLRMVGGTC, from the coding sequence ATGCCCGTCAAACTGGGAATGAACGGCTTTGGCCGCATTGGCCGCTATCTGCTGCGGTTGCTGGCCGACGACCAGGATCTGCAAATCGCCGCCATCAACGCGCGCGCCGATAATGCCGCCCTGGCCTATCTTTTCAAGTATGATTCCACGTACGGCACCTTTGCGGGCAGTGTGGACCACGACGAGAACGGCATCATAGTCAATGGACGCCACATCGCCGTGACCCGTTGCAAACCCGGTGAATGGGAATGGAAGCGCCTTGGCGTGAACATTGCCGTGGAGACCACGGGCACCATCAAGGACGCCGAGGGCCTCGCCAAACATCTGGCCTGCGGTGCTGAAAAGGTCGTCATATCCGCGCCTGCCAAGGATGTGGACGCCATGGTCGTCATGGGCGTCAACGATCATGTGTACGACTGCGTCAAGCACAAGATCATTTCAGCCGCTTCCTGCACCACCAACTGCCTGGCCCCTGTGGCCAAGGTGCTGCACGAGAAGTTCGGCATCCGTCACGGCCTCATGACCACCATTCACAGCTACACCATGAGCCAGCGCATTCTGGACGGCACCCACAAGGACTGGCGTCGCGGCCGTGCCGCCGCCGTGTCCATGGTGCCCTCCAGCACGGGCGCGGCCAAGGCCGTGGGCATCGTGATGCCCGAGCTTGAAGGCAAGCTCAACGGCATGTCCGTGCGTGTGCCTACCTTTGACTGTTCCCTTGTGGATCTGACCTGTGAAGTGGAACGGCACTGCGACGCCGCGGCCGTCAACGAGGCCCTCAAGGCCGCCAGTGAAGGCTCCCTGGGCGCGCACATGGGCTTTACCGAAGAACCGCTGGTTTCCATCGACTTCCGGGGCAGCACGCACGGCGGCGTGGTGGATGCGCTCTCCACCCAGGTGCTCGACGGCACCATGGTCAAAGTACTTATCTGGTACGACAATGAAGCCGGCTTTACCAATCAGTTGCTGCGCCTGCTGCGCATGGTGGGCGGAACCTGCTAG
- a CDS encoding TIGR01777 family oxidoreductase, translating into MHILILGSSGFLGSHITSHLLQQGHSVRAAVRGTAAGRPPQKGLAYAAWDGMDAAALVPLLHDVDAVINLQGENIGAGRWTATRKQAIAQSRLNAGHALTAALQTLRDRGLRLPGTLLQASACGYYGLWQDAATAPDCDETYPRGQGFLADVCVLWEESTARAEALGVRRCILRFSPVVGQKASGGVGGFLERMLPPFLYFLGGPVGSGRQPMSWVHMSDVTQAVRFLLEREDVQGIFNISAPMQVNMRQFASALGKACSRPSWLPVPGFVLRPALGQMAEELVLNGQKSLPVRLKLAGYSFQCPDLDQALVETLKRRA; encoded by the coding sequence ATGCATATACTTATTCTGGGTTCATCAGGTTTTTTGGGATCGCACATCACGTCCCATCTTTTGCAGCAGGGACACAGTGTTCGCGCCGCCGTGCGCGGCACTGCGGCTGGGCGTCCCCCGCAAAAGGGACTTGCGTATGCGGCCTGGGACGGCATGGACGCAGCCGCGCTGGTTCCCCTGCTGCACGATGTGGATGCGGTGATCAACCTTCAGGGCGAAAACATCGGCGCGGGACGCTGGACTGCCACCCGAAAGCAGGCCATAGCGCAAAGCAGGCTCAACGCGGGGCATGCCCTGACAGCCGCGCTGCAAACCCTGCGCGACAGGGGCTTGCGCCTGCCGGGCACCCTGTTGCAGGCATCGGCCTGCGGCTATTATGGCCTGTGGCAGGATGCCGCGACGGCTCCCGACTGTGACGAAACGTATCCCAGGGGGCAGGGTTTTCTGGCAGATGTGTGCGTCCTTTGGGAAGAAAGCACGGCTCGTGCGGAGGCGCTGGGCGTACGCCGCTGCATCCTGCGGTTTTCGCCGGTTGTGGGCCAGAAAGCTTCGGGAGGCGTGGGGGGATTTCTGGAACGGATGCTGCCGCCCTTTCTGTACTTTTTGGGCGGCCCTGTCGGTTCCGGCCGTCAGCCCATGAGCTGGGTGCATATGTCGGACGTGACGCAGGCCGTGCGCTTTCTGCTTGAGCGGGAGGACGTTCAGGGCATCTTCAACATAAGCGCCCCCATGCAAGTGAACATGCGCCAGTTTGCCAGCGCTCTGGGCAAGGCATGTTCCCGCCCGTCGTGGCTGCCTGTTCCCGGTTTTGTGCTCCGTCCGGCTTTGGGGCAAATGGCCGAGGAACTGGTTTTGAACGGGCAAAAATCGCTTCCCGTCCGGCTCAAGCTCGCTGGTTACAGCTTTCAGTGCCCTGACCTCGACCAGGCCCTGGTCGAGACACTCAAGCGGCGCGCCTGA
- a CDS encoding nuclear transport factor 2 family protein, protein MNFLKSAFLVCTLFLCLSAGQAHAKADTVALYTEAVMTGDIPALETLLAPNYWHIAGNGHIEDKEHFIQSIKNKEMVVDRLTITNVRTTMIGGATLMTGNGYFKGISQPAQPEGLMRFTLVVVKNQNREQVVLFQATPVVSTPDCRDGNCKIQ, encoded by the coding sequence ATGAATTTTCTGAAATCCGCATTTCTTGTCTGCACTCTGTTCCTTTGCCTTTCCGCCGGTCAGGCCCACGCCAAGGCCGACACAGTAGCCCTGTATACCGAAGCGGTCATGACCGGCGACATCCCCGCCCTTGAAACCCTGCTGGCCCCCAATTACTGGCACATCGCCGGCAACGGGCACATTGAGGACAAGGAGCACTTCATCCAGTCCATCAAAAACAAGGAGATGGTGGTTGACCGCCTGACCATCACCAATGTGCGCACCACCATGATTGGCGGCGCTACCCTGATGACGGGCAACGGTTATTTCAAGGGCATATCCCAGCCTGCGCAGCCCGAAGGGCTCATGCGCTTTACCCTCGTGGTTGTGAAAAACCAGAACCGCGAGCAGGTGGTGCTGTTCCAGGCCACTCCCGTGGTCTCCACCCCCGACTGCAGGGACGGCAACTGCAAGATTCAGTAG